The Verrucomicrobiia bacterium genome segment CGCAGGATCCGGCGTATCGGGCGCGCTGGCAGACGGCCCAGCAACTGGCGGATGATGCGCTGCGCGCGAATCTTGGCGCGCAGTTCTACCTGAATTCCCGTTTGCAGCAGTATTTTCGGAACTTCCAGCAGCAGATTCTGTCCGCAGGCACCGGACCGTTGAGCATTAATCCGGACCGGCTGGCGGAGTAGGACCGAGCGCGGGGCCACGGCGGGGCGTGCCTTCAATTTAATCAGCCGCGTGCGGGGGCGATGCCGGGGCCGATTCGGTGCCGGTCGGCCGGCTTGTCAGGAACGCTTCCACCCGCCGGCGAGCCTCAGCCAGTTGGGTTGGTGTCAGCCGTCGCAGGCGATCGTATTCGTCGCAGAAATGCCGCCCCACCATGTCGCCTTGCCGCGCGCTTAAGGCAAACCACTTGTAGGCTTCGACGAGATCGCAAGGCACGCCGTTTCCGTCCTGATACATCACGCCCAAGTTGGCTTGAGCGCGGGCCTCGCCGTGCTCGGCAGCGCGGCGATACCAGTGCAGCGCCTGCTCAAAGTCGCGGGTCACCCCAAAACCAAATTGATGGAGGAATCCAAGATTGTTCATGGCGGGGACGTAGTCTTGTCTGGCGGCCTGGCCAAGCCAGCGGGCTGCGCTGGCATAGTCCGTGTGATTGGTGTCCCCGCGAATGCCGCCGTTCAGATACAACTGGCCCAGGGCGTTGGCCGCTTCGGGTTGACCGTGTTCGGCAGCACGCTGCCACCAGCGCACGGCGGCATTGAGATCAGGCGCAACCCCGGCGCCGTGGGCGCAGGCGTAACCGAGACTGTATTCGGCCAGGGAATCCTGCTGGGCCGCGGCCTGGCGAAACCAATGCACGGCTTCGGCCAGGTTTTTCTCCACGCCCAGGCCACGGGCGTAATAGGCGCCCAGTTCCGTTTGGGCCGGTGCGAAGCCCAGCCGGGCGGCGCGCCGATAATGTTCGGCGGCCCGCGAAAAATCCTGCGGCACGCCGTCGCCCTGGGCGAAGCGTTTCCCGAGTTCGTATTCGCGGCGGGCCGCTTCCTGATTGGCGGCGGGCGCGGCTATATGGCGGCAGGCTGCCAGCGTCAGGGCGAGC includes the following:
- a CDS encoding tetratricopeptide repeat protein gives rise to the protein MNRKTPWICGASVIGTLLLALTLAACRHIAAPAANQEAARREYELGKRFAQGDGVPQDFSRAAEHYRRAARLGFAPAQTELGAYYARGLGVEKNLAEAVHWFRQAAAQQDSLAEYSLGYACAHGAGVAPDLNAAVRWWQRAAEHGQPEAANALGQLYLNGGIRGDTNHTDYASAARWLGQAARQDYVPAMNNLGFLHQFGFGVTRDFEQALHWYRRAAEHGEARAQANLGVMYQDGNGVPCDLVEAYKWFALSARQGDMVGRHFCDEYDRLRRLTPTQLAEARRRVEAFLTSRPTGTESAPASPPHAAD